One part of the Nematostella vectensis chromosome 8, jaNemVect1.1, whole genome shotgun sequence genome encodes these proteins:
- the LOC125570309 gene encoding uncharacterized protein LOC125570309, which produces MVIFASRQSIPDVIISDNASTFQSAATELEHLFNSPTLKQELGKQGIDWKFILKRAQWYGGFWKRLIGLTKTTLKKVLGRTSINLVTLQTVVMEIEAILNDRPLTYVSPDINDEDPLTPSHILYGRRITSLPHPDTDADELTDPSYGNDDHLRRDATRVALVIQHFWQRWKQEYLTSLRCFHGATGGSGETRVKIGDVQIHSEKKEVEVETRRSGRSD; this is translated from the coding sequence ATTCGCAAGCCGCCAGTCCATTCCAGACGTTATCATTTCTGATAATGCCAGTACCTTCCAATCGGCGGCTACTGAACTCGAGCACCTGTTTAATTCGCCAACGCTCAAACAGGAGCTCGGCAAACAAGGGATAGATTGGAAGTTTATCCTGAAAAGAGCTCAATGGTATGGAGGGTTTTGGAAGAGGCTGATCGGCCTCACGAAGACGACGCTGAAGAAAGTCCTTGGCCGAACATCCATCAACTTAGTCACTCTCCAGACGGTTGTCATGGAAATTGAGGCTATCCTTAATGACCGCCCACTAACATATGTCTCTCCTGACATAAATGATGAAGACCCTCTCACACCATCCCATATACTGTATGGAAGGAGGATTACCAGTCTCCCACATCCTGACACTGATGCGGACGAACTAACTGACCCGAGCTATGGAAACGATGATCATCTCCGAAGGGATGCTACCCGTGTAGCACTAGTTATACAACACTTCTGGCAGCGCTGGAAGCAGGAGTACCTCACTTCGCTGCGGTGCTTCCATGGCGCAACAGGTGGCAGCGGTGAAACACGCGTCAAGATAGGAGACGTCCAGATCCACAGCGAGAAAAAAGAGGTTGAAGTGGAAACTAGGCGTAGTGGAAGATCTGATTAG
- the LOC5503899 gene encoding ATP-dependent DNA helicase PIF1 isoform X1, with amino-acid sequence MNELPDDEYRCMVQTLNKEQKEFFYHVLHLIKTSGEAFYCFLSGGAGVGKSHVTKALYQAALKYYNTRPGVNFAETKILMLAPTGKAAYNIKGNTIHSALAVPACQSLKNYKKLDSSRLNTLRCQIGGLKLIFVDEISMVGNTMFNVQFNNRLKDIKGSSLPFGGVSIVAIGDLFQLQPVMDGYIFKDMDNDEYGVLAPNVWQELFKMFELKEIMRQRGESKDFAELLNRLREGNHTKEGIIKLKERILNHTSAQYPKDAPHLFIQNAKVNDFNYKAHNALQGPKYSIKAHDTVIGTDSEELRDKILKQIPKDPRKTKQLHSVLHLAIGERTEISLNTRNDDGMTNGAGSVIKFMQIHKTDKPSGIIWVQFDHADVGQKTRHDNRQLYVNDIEPTWTPIKPSSTQFAVGRTRSVHVMRKQFPLRPAAAKTIHRSQGDTESRIVVNFETKRAIPHIHYVGLSRVTTIDGLYITDLCESKIAVNTDVQTEMHRLRTEGKLSLSVSPIYEAPQASIKICFLNARSLHKHIDDIRHDLNYSSTDVNIFSETRFFQHENDDSYLLDDKNYTLFRNDGTPRQNVRPYGGTAVYSRLDYYPGYPFCKYTWCRNNYFEVYDHTSYYNSGSIQLTNSINNRIM; translated from the exons ATGAATGAACTGCCAGATGATGAATATAGATGTATGGTACAGACGTTGAATAAAGAGCAAAAAGAATTTTTCTATCATGTACTACATTTAATAAAAACTTCTGGTGAGGCATTTTactgctttctaagtggtggTGCAGGTGTGGGTAAATCACATGTCACTAAAGCCTTATACCAAGCTGCTTTGAAATATTATAACACCAGACCTGGCGTTAATTTTGCTGAAACAAAAATACTTATGTTAGCACCCACAGGGAAAGCAGCATATAATATAAAGGGCAATACCATTCATAGTGCTTTAGCAGTACCAGCCTGTCAGTCATTAAAGAACTATAAGAAACTTGATTCAAGTAGGCTTAATACATTAAGATGTCAAATAGGTGGACTTAAGTTGATATTTGTAGATGAAATATCTATGGTTGGTAATACTATGTTTAATGTCCAATTCAATAATAGACTTAAAGACATCAAAGGCAGCTCGCTACCATTTGGCGGTGTTAGTATTGTTGCTATAGGAGATTTGTTTCAATTACAACCTGTAATGGATGGTTATATATTTAAAGACATGGATAATGATGAATATGGTGTTCTTGCACCTAATGTATGGCAAGaacttttcaaaatgtttgaaCTTAAAGAAATCATGCGACAGAGGGGGGAAAGCAAAGACTTTGCTGAATTATTGAATAGATTAAGAGAGGGAAATCATACTAAAGAGGGTATAATCAAATTAAAGGAAAGAATTCTTAACCACACTAGTGCTCAGTATCCCAAAGATGCAcctcatttatttattcaaaatgCTAAAGTCAATGACTTCAACTataaagctcataatgctCTTCAGGGTCCAAAATACTCTATTAAAGCACATGACACTGTCATTGGAACAGATTCGGAAGAACTTAGAGACAAAATATTAAAGCAAATACCTAAAGAtcctagaaaaacaaaacaactgcATTCTGTTTTGCATTTGGCAATTGGTGAAAGAACAGAGATATCACTAAACACTagaaatgatgatggtatgacCAATGGTGCTGGTAGTGTCATAA aatttatGCAAATACATAAAACAGACAAACCATCAGGTATTATATGGGTACAGTTTGATCATGCTGATGTTGGTCAAAAAACCAGGCATGATAATAGACAGCTATATGTCAATGATATTGAACCAACATGGACACCAATCAAACCTAGTAGCACTCAATTTGCTGTAGGTAGAACAAGATCTGTACAcgtgatgagaaaacaatttcCACTTAGACCTGCTGCTGCTAAAACAATACATAGATCACAGGGTGATACTGAAAGTAGAATTGTAGTAAATTTTGAAACCAAAAGAGCCATTCCTCATATACATTATGTAGGATTAAGTAGAGTAACAACTATAGATGGTCTATATATAACTGACTTATGTGAAAGCAAAATAGCTGTTAATACTGACGTCCAAACTGAAATGCATCGATTGAGAACTGAAGGAAAACTGTCACTTTCTGTTAGTCCCATATATGAAGCACCTCAAGCTAGTATTAAAATCTGTTTTCTCAATGCAAGATCATTGCACAAGCATATAGATGACATACGTCATGACTTAAATTACTCAAGCACtgatgtaaatattttttcagaAACAAGATTTTTTCAGcatgaaaatgatgattcaTATCTATTAGATGATAAAAACTATACATTGTTCAGAAATGATGGTACACCAAGACAAAATGTAAGGCCATATGGAGGTACAGCAGTGTATAGCCGTCTTGACTATTACCCAGGATATCCATTTTGTAAATATACATGGTGTAGAAATAACTATTTTGAGGTTTATGATCATACCTCATATTACAATAGTGGGAGTATACAGCTCACCAACAGTATCAATAACAGAATTATGTAA